One part of the Aurantibacillus circumpalustris genome encodes these proteins:
- a CDS encoding DUF1761 domain-containing protein codes for MEPNIHINYIAILIAVVANFVLGFLWYTPLFGKTWGKEMGFNMEEKPDPSIMIKGMVFMVIGNFLMAYVFAHNMAVWNPVTWGLEPSTASPSAVATMAAIFTWLGFYFPNDLGSTVWEKKSWKLFWINTGYHFFCLFVAAMILANMA; via the coding sequence ATGGAACCAAACATTCACATTAATTACATTGCGATTCTTATCGCAGTTGTTGCAAATTTTGTTCTCGGTTTTCTTTGGTACACGCCGTTATTTGGTAAAACCTGGGGTAAAGAAATGGGTTTTAATATGGAAGAGAAGCCTGATCCATCCATCATGATTAAAGGCATGGTTTTTATGGTTATTGGAAATTTTTTAATGGCTTATGTATTTGCACATAACATGGCCGTTTGGAATCCAGTGACCTGGGGCTTGGAGCCTTCGACAGCATCGCCTTCAGCGGTTGCAACAATGGCTGCAATATTTACATGGCTGGGTTTTTATTTTCCTAATGATCTTGGAAGCACTGTTTGGGAAAAGAAATCATGGAAATTATTCTGGATTAACACAGGTTACCATTTCTTTTGCCTATTTGTTGCAGCGATGATATTGGCAAATATGGCTTAA
- the rpsL gene encoding 30S ribosomal protein S12 translates to MPTISQLVRKGRTKPTNKSKSAALDSCPQRRGVCTKVYTTTPKKPNSAMRKVAKVRLTNKQEIIAYIPGEGHNLQEHSIVLVRGGRVKDLPGVRYHIVRGSLDTAGVEGRKQQRSKYGTKRPKAGAAAAPAKKK, encoded by the coding sequence ATGCCTACAATATCGCAATTAGTAAGAAAAGGTCGCACTAAACCGACCAACAAAAGCAAATCGGCCGCTTTGGACTCATGTCCACAACGCCGTGGTGTTTGTACCAAAGTGTACACAACAACCCCTAAGAAGCCTAACTCTGCAATGCGCAAGGTGGCTAAAGTTCGTTTAACGAACAAGCAAGAGATAATTGCCTACATTCCGGGTGAAGGTCATAATTTGCAAGAGCACTCTATCGTTTTGGTACGTGGTGGTCGTGTAAAGGATTTACCAGGTGTACGTTATCACATTGTCCGTGGAAGCCTTGACACCGCAGGTGTTGAAGGACGTAAACAACAACGTTCGAAATATGGTACTAAACGTCCTAAAGCGGGTGCTGCTGCGGCTCCGGCTAAGAAAAAATAA
- the rpsG gene encoding 30S ribosomal protein S7, whose translation MRKARAKKRVLLPDPIYNDTLVTRFLNNLMYDGKKNTASTIFHDAIGIVAQRTSEDGLEVFKKALANVTPQVEVRSRRVGGSTFQIPTEIRPDRKISMAMKWLISYSRKRNEKSMAQKLAGEIVAAAKEEGASFKKKEDIHKMAEANKAFSHFRF comes from the coding sequence ATGAGAAAAGCCAGAGCAAAAAAGCGCGTGTTGTTACCTGATCCAATTTATAATGATACTTTGGTAACCCGTTTTTTAAATAATTTAATGTACGACGGTAAAAAGAATACCGCTTCAACTATTTTCCACGACGCTATTGGTATCGTTGCCCAACGTACTAGCGAAGATGGATTAGAAGTTTTCAAAAAAGCCCTTGCAAACGTAACCCCTCAGGTTGAGGTGCGTTCACGTCGTGTAGGTGGTTCTACTTTCCAAATTCCAACTGAAATTCGCCCTGATCGTAAAATATCAATGGCAATGAAATGGTTAATATCCTATTCACGTAAACGTAACGAAAAATCAATGGCTCAGAAATTAGCCGGTGAAATCGTGGCAGCTGCTAAAGAAGAAGGTGCTTCATTCAAAAAGAAAGAAGATATCCATAAAATGGCAGAAGCAAACAAAGCATTTTCACACTTTAGATTCTAA
- the fusA gene encoding elongation factor G, with protein sequence MDLRYTRNIGIAAHIDAGKTTTTERILYYTGVNHKIGEVHDGAATMDWMAQEQERGITITSAATTCFWKYRDNQYKINIIDTPGHVDFTVEVNRSLRVLDGLVFLFSAVDGVEPQSETNWRLADNYNVTRLGFVNKMDRQGADFLNVVKQTREILGGNAVPLQLPIGAEETFVGVVDLINNRGMVWNEEDKGMTYKVVPIPEDMKEEVAEWREKMLEAVSEFDDNIMQKFFDAPETITEREVLDALRKACVANKIVPMVCGSSFKNKGVQTMLDLVMELMPCPLDKEVTKGINPDTEQEVTRKPDVKDPFTALAFKIATDPFVGRLCFIRAYSGRLDAGSYVLNTRSGNKERISRIFQMHANKQNPVEFLEAGDIGAVVGFKDIRTGDTLCEEKHPIVLEAMNFPEPVIGIAIEPKTQGDLDRLGVGLNKLAEEDPTFRVKTDEDSGQTIISGMGELHLEIIVDRLKREFKVEVNQGAPQVAYKESITTSVEHREVYKKQSGGRGKFADIKFTVGPMDADFDTTKTNLQFVNEITGGNIPREFIPAVEKGFKASLNNGVLAGYPLVGMKVVLTDGSYHAVDSDALSFEIAAKTAYREALPKCKPVLLEPIMKVEVLTPEQNMGDVVGDLNRRRGQIEGMDSKGNSQVIKAKVPLSEMFGYVTQLRTLTSGRATSTMEFSHYNEAPNNVAQDVISKAKGKAEKV encoded by the coding sequence ATGGACTTACGTTATACAAGAAATATTGGAATCGCAGCGCACATTGATGCTGGTAAAACTACCACCACTGAGCGTATTCTTTATTATACAGGAGTTAATCACAAAATTGGTGAAGTACACGATGGTGCTGCAACAATGGACTGGATGGCTCAGGAACAAGAGCGTGGTATTACAATTACCTCTGCAGCTACAACTTGTTTCTGGAAATATAGAGATAACCAATACAAAATTAATATCATTGACACTCCAGGTCACGTGGATTTTACGGTTGAGGTAAATCGTTCTTTACGTGTTCTTGATGGTTTAGTATTTTTATTTTCAGCTGTTGATGGTGTTGAGCCTCAATCTGAAACTAACTGGCGTTTAGCCGATAATTATAATGTTACCCGTTTAGGTTTCGTTAATAAAATGGATCGTCAAGGCGCTGACTTCTTAAACGTTGTTAAGCAAACTCGTGAAATTTTAGGTGGTAATGCCGTTCCTTTGCAATTACCAATTGGTGCTGAAGAAACTTTCGTAGGTGTAGTTGACTTGATCAATAATCGCGGAATGGTATGGAACGAGGAAGATAAAGGTATGACTTATAAAGTTGTTCCGATTCCTGAAGACATGAAAGAAGAAGTTGCAGAGTGGAGAGAGAAAATGTTAGAAGCAGTTTCAGAATTTGATGATAACATCATGCAAAAATTCTTTGATGCTCCTGAAACTATTACAGAAAGAGAAGTATTAGATGCATTGCGTAAAGCTTGCGTTGCAAATAAAATTGTTCCAATGGTATGTGGTTCATCTTTCAAAAATAAAGGTGTTCAAACAATGTTGGATTTAGTAATGGAATTAATGCCTTGTCCTTTAGATAAAGAAGTGACAAAAGGAATTAATCCTGATACTGAGCAAGAAGTTACACGTAAACCAGATGTTAAGGATCCATTTACAGCTTTAGCTTTTAAAATTGCAACTGATCCATTCGTTGGTCGTTTGTGTTTTATCCGTGCTTATTCTGGACGTTTAGATGCAGGTTCTTACGTGTTAAATACACGTTCTGGCAATAAAGAACGTATTTCTCGTATTTTCCAAATGCATGCTAACAAACAAAATCCTGTTGAATTTTTAGAGGCAGGTGATATTGGAGCTGTTGTTGGATTTAAAGATATCCGTACTGGTGATACTTTGTGTGAGGAAAAGCATCCAATTGTGTTAGAAGCAATGAATTTCCCTGAGCCTGTAATCGGTATCGCTATTGAGCCTAAAACTCAAGGTGACTTAGATCGTTTAGGGGTAGGTTTAAATAAATTAGCTGAAGAAGATCCAACTTTCCGTGTTAAAACGGACGAAGATTCTGGTCAAACTATTATCTCAGGAATGGGAGAGTTGCACTTAGAAATTATTGTTGATCGTTTAAAGCGTGAATTTAAAGTAGAGGTTAATCAAGGCGCACCTCAAGTAGCTTATAAAGAGTCAATTACTACCTCCGTTGAACACCGTGAAGTTTACAAAAAACAGTCAGGTGGTCGTGGTAAGTTTGCCGATATTAAATTTACAGTTGGTCCAATGGACGCTGATTTTGATACAACGAAAACGAATTTACAGTTTGTGAATGAAATTACTGGTGGTAACATTCCTCGTGAATTTATTCCAGCAGTTGAAAAGGGCTTTAAAGCATCTTTAAATAACGGTGTATTAGCAGGTTATCCATTAGTAGGTATGAAAGTTGTGTTAACAGATGGTTCTTACCACGCAGTTGACTCGGACGCATTATCTTTTGAGATTGCAGCTAAAACAGCGTACCGTGAGGCTTTACCAAAATGTAAGCCTGTATTACTTGAGCCAATCATGAAAGTTGAGGTTTTAACACCTGAACAAAACATGGGTGATGTAGTAGGTGACTTAAACCGTCGTCGTGGACAAATTGAAGGGATGGATTCTAAAGGTAACTCACAAGTTATCAAAGCAAAAGTTCCACTTTCTGAAATGTTTGGTTATGTAACTCAGTTACGTACTTTAACATCTGGTCGTGCTACTTCTACAATGGAATTCAGTCATTACAATGAAGCTCCGAACAACGTTGCACAAGATGTAATTTCGAAAGCAAAAGGTAAAGCAGAAAAAGTTTAA
- the rpsJ gene encoding 30S ribosomal protein S10, which produces MSQRIRIKLKSYDFNLVDKSAEKIVKTVKATGAVVNGPIPLPTNKRIFTVLKSPHVNKKARDQFQLCAYKRLLDIYSSSSKTVDALMKLELPSGVEVEIKV; this is translated from the coding sequence ATGAGCCAGAGAATCAGAATAAAACTAAAATCATACGATTTTAACCTAGTTGACAAGTCAGCAGAAAAAATCGTAAAAACTGTAAAAGCTACAGGAGCAGTGGTAAACGGACCAATTCCTTTACCTACAAACAAACGTATTTTCACGGTATTAAAATCGCCACACGTTAATAAAAAAGCGCGTGATCAGTTTCAGTTATGTGCTTATAAGCGTCTTTTAGACATTTATAGCTCATCTTCTAAAACTGTTGATGCTTTAATGAAGTTAGAATTACCTAGCGGTGTTGAAGTAGAAATTAAAGTTTAG
- the rplC gene encoding 50S ribosomal protein L3 has translation MSGLIGKKVGMTSFFDAKGKYLPCTVIEAGPCVVTQVKTNEKDGYTAVQLSFDEKKEKNTSGAMKGHFELAKTTPKRKVVEFRHFEEEKNLGEVLTVDLFAEGDFVDVVGTSKGKGFQGVVKRHGFAGVGHANKSHGQHDRERAPGSLGASSDPSRVMPGMRMAGRMGGNRKKIQNMVIVKIMPEKNLILVKGSVPGAKGSYVLIEK, from the coding sequence ATGTCAGGATTAATTGGTAAAAAAGTAGGAATGACTAGTTTCTTCGATGCCAAGGGTAAGTATTTACCATGCACAGTTATTGAAGCAGGTCCTTGCGTTGTTACGCAAGTAAAAACCAATGAAAAAGACGGTTACACAGCTGTACAGTTGTCATTTGATGAGAAAAAAGAAAAAAACACATCAGGTGCAATGAAAGGTCATTTTGAATTAGCAAAAACGACCCCAAAACGTAAAGTAGTAGAATTTCGTCATTTCGAGGAAGAAAAAAATTTAGGTGAAGTATTAACTGTAGATTTATTTGCAGAAGGTGATTTCGTAGATGTAGTAGGAACAAGCAAAGGTAAAGGTTTTCAAGGTGTTGTAAAACGTCATGGATTTGCCGGAGTTGGTCACGCTAATAAATCTCACGGACAACACGATCGTGAAAGAGCTCCTGGTTCGTTAGGTGCTTCATCTGATCCTTCACGTGTAATGCCAGGTATGCGCATGGCCGGAAGAATGGGTGGTAACCGTAAAAAAATTCAGAACATGGTGATTGTAAAAATCATGCCTGAAAAGAATTTGATTCTTGTAAAAGGATCTGTACCAGGTGCAAAAGGGTCTTACGTTTTAATTGAGAAATAA
- the rplD gene encoding 50S ribosomal protein L4: MQVEILNISGKKTAKKVDLVDSIFAAEPNDHCIYLDVKQFLANQRQGTHKSKERAEISRTTKKLKRQKGTGGARAGSMKSPLFIGGGRAFGPRPHEYGFKLNKKVKALARVSALTYKAKDNAITVLEDFNFEAPKTKSFIDLMKNLNLSDKKTLLVLGDTNKNVYLSSRNIQGAKVVKASDLNTYDILNAENLILAESSVKVIETILNRE, from the coding sequence ATGCAAGTAGAAATATTAAATATAAGTGGTAAAAAAACAGCTAAAAAGGTTGATCTTGTAGATTCAATTTTTGCAGCAGAGCCAAATGATCATTGTATATACCTAGATGTTAAGCAGTTTTTAGCTAACCAACGTCAAGGTACACACAAATCAAAAGAACGTGCAGAAATCTCACGTACCACAAAGAAATTAAAGCGTCAAAAAGGAACCGGCGGTGCTCGTGCAGGTTCAATGAAATCTCCTTTGTTTATAGGAGGTGGTCGTGCTTTCGGTCCTAGACCACACGAATACGGATTTAAATTAAATAAAAAAGTAAAAGCTTTAGCTCGTGTTTCAGCCTTAACTTATAAAGCAAAAGATAACGCAATTACTGTATTGGAAGATTTTAACTTCGAAGCTCCAAAAACAAAAAGCTTTATCGATTTGATGAAAAATTTAAACCTAAGTGACAAAAAGACACTTTTGGTGTTAGGTGATACGAATAAAAACGTATATTTGTCGTCCCGTAATATACAGGGTGCTAAAGTTGTAAAAGCTTCTGATTTAAATACTTACGATATTTTAAATGCAGAGAATTTAATTTTAGCAGAAAGTTCAGTTAAGGTTAT